The stretch of DNA TGCTTTTATATGGTTTGTCCGGCTTAGATCTGGTTCAGTAGTTGATGCTATTTAGATCCAGAGGTCCACCTAAATTAACTTTTTCTGATTGAATAATCATTCGGAAATTGTTTTACTGAGTTTTTGATTGAACTGTTTTGTTAAGCACCTACAAATGTGGTAAATAACTAAAGTTAATACTCTAGCTAGCTATGTTAATTGGTGGAAATTAATGCAAAAAGGCATGTAATGATGTTATCTTTTTTCTTCATTGCAATTGGTAGTAAGTATTCATGTATACTTCCAGgaagtaattttttgttttaaatttctaGATGTCTTTTTAGTTAGTAGTTAGTTGGGGATTGGAATAGGAGACATAAGGCAAGTCTCTCGGAGTTTGTGCTGTATTCTAGAGAGATTTTCCCTATTCTTTCGTATAAAATACCAGGTTTGCATCTGTTTAGGATATACAATAATAGATATTAGAATTGTTAAAGTAGATAAGAGTTGTTATAGTTAGTTATTTAAGGAGGTAGTTAGGAATATTGTAGCGAGTTAGAATAGGACATCTTTTGAATATTGTAAAGTTTGTCAGATAGAGTAGTAAATAATAGAGATTTTCTCCTACTATTTCTTATCAATTTTCATCTGTTAATGGCACTGGTTTCTGCAAAAAAACAGTTGTTATTCAtctttgtttaatatttttatgttgtaATTCAAGGAGTTTCCTATGCTGAATATCTAATTCTTGAAATTGCTATTTCCTTTTCAGGAGTTGAATTAGTTCTTGGAACTGAAGTTAAGTCTGCTGATGTGAAACGTAAAACACTATTAACAGCAACTGGAGAGACCATAAGTTACAAATTTCTTATTGTTGCTACTGGTGCTCGGGTATTAAAATAAATCCCAGTTAAAATTTTCCTGCTTAAAAGAATCAGTTTATGTTATATTGTTATATTGCATtcatataatttcaaaaaacaaataagagAAGCTTTGGCAGTTTGCTGGATATTTCTTGTAGCTTTCttttttattggtttttaaCTTTCATAATTCATATCATCGCCCTTACAATAGATGAAAACTATTAGGGCCTAGGAATATCATACTGAAACTAAAATGAAACTTTCCGTTCTCATGAACATACTTAGCGGACTCTTTGCTTTCTTTAGAGAAATATGTTAAACTTGTGTGTTATGTCAAGTGCAGGCTTTGAAGCTGGAAGAATTTGGGGTGAGTGGATCAGATGCAGAAAATGTATGTTATTTGAGAAATATAGCAGATGCAAATAGGCTTGTGAATGCTATTCAATCATCTCCTGGTGGCAATGCCGTTGTCATTGGTGGTGGATACGTAGGCATGGAGTGTGCGGCATCTTTAGTGATCAATAAAATCAATGTAACAATGGTCTTCCCAGAAGCTCATTGCAGTAAGtacttcaattttaaaatttattgttggTCAATTCAAAGAGTATACGGGATCAATTGTTATTTGTGTGTTAATCTGAAGAAAAATGCTGCATATGTCTTTTATGGATAATAAATGACTACAAAAACTGATGGATATTTTCATTGTTGGATTTATTTTACAGTGGCTCGTTTATTTACCCCAAAGATTGCCAGCTACTATGAAGAATATTATAAATCAAGAGGAGTAAACTTCGTTAAGGGAACTGTGCTGTCATCATTTGATTTTGACTCCGACGGAAAGGTACATCAAATTATTCATTGGAATTTTCTCTCCTAGGATTGTTCTGTCATATAGAGGCCCTCCCCCAATAATTAGCGTTAGTAATTTTGAATATAGCTTGATAACTAGACATAAGAAAATTCTAAGATTTTGTTTGGGAGTTTGGAAGGGACAGAAGGCGAAGACTGAGGATAAAATGGAGAAGGAAAGGAATGGGGAAAGGGCCTTGATAACCGTCCCCAACCTTGCTTGGAGTTTTTTTTGTTCATTGGATCAAAACCCTCCAATAATATGGAAGGGGTAAAAAATGCCTTGAGGGAGGACTTTGGAGGGAAATTATCAAATCATTGTCATCTCTTTATAATACCCTGGTATCAAAGAATTTTTCCAAGTCCTTGATAACCGTCCCCTACCTTGCATGGAGTTTTTTTTGTTCATTGGACCGAAACCCTCCAATATGGAAGAAGTAAAAAATGCCTTGAGGGAGGACTTTGGAGGGAAATTATCAAATCATTGTCATCTCTTTATAATACCCTGGTATCAAAGAGTTTTTCCAAGTCATCTTACATAGTTTCCCCTCATCCTCTCCAGAAGCACTCTTCTAAATAAGGTGAagaatttttctcaattttccTTCATCCCTCTTCCTTTCCCCTCCTAACTCCCATACAAAGCCTAAAGGGTATCATCCCAGAGAAACAATTGAAAATACCTTAACCTTAGTGACCTTTCCAAACCTATTCatattaaaaatgagaaaatCAGAGAAATCTCGttaatgattttataatttctGAACCAGTGGATAGTGACTTTTTTTTGGATACGGATAGTGACTTTTTAGTTACACATCCCTtggaagtaaaaaaaaaaatctggttCATAGGGCTCATGACAACCATGCCTTTGATCAATTCAATCAATAACTTTAGTTGACTTACCACTTTTGCAGGTTACAGCTGTTGATCTTAGAGATGGAAGTAAGCTATCCGTGGACATGGTTGTTGTGGGAATTGGAATACGACCAAATACAAGTCTGTTTGAAGGTCAACTTACTTTGGAGAAAGGTGGGATCAAAGTAAATGGAATGTTGCAGTCAAGCAATAGCTCAGTCTATGCTATTGGAGATGTTGCAGCATTTCCAGTCAAAGCATTTGCAGAAACACGCAGACTTGAGCATGTTGATTCAGCTAGAAAATCTGCAAAGCATGCTGTTTCTGCCATAATGGAACCTGACAAAACAGGCGAATTTGATTACCTTCCTTTTTTCTACTCTAGAGTCTTCACTTTGTCTTGGCAATTTTATGGTGATAATATTGGGGAAGTTGTCTATTATGGAGATCTCTCGGATAGCAGCACATTTGGAGCATATTGGGTAAGTAAGGGTCATCTTGTTGGGGCTTTCCTTGAAGGTGGTACTAAAGAAGAGTATGAAGCCATTGCTAAGGCCACTAGGGTAAGGCCAGCAATTGAAGACTTGACTGAGTTGGAGAGGCAAGGTTTGGGGTTTGCAGTTACAGTCAGTGAGAAACCGGTGACATTACCGCCGCCAATTGAGGTTAACACTTCCGGCCTTCTTTTGGAAAAACCGTTATATGCTTGGCATGCTGCAGCTGGGGTCATTCTTGCAGCATCAGTAGCCACATTTGCATATTTTTATGGGAAAAGGCGTCGCAGATGGTGAGaagattatataaattttatgggAGAATTTGTCGCAGATGGTTTCATCAGACTTAAAGACAGATTTACAAGCTGCAATATTGACAAGCCTAGGATATTCTGAATTGTTAATGTATCCACTATACAATATACTGGATTACAATTCTTCTGTTGTATTGTTCATATATAGCCTTGTTGTACcaaaaaacaaaaggaaaatacAAATGACCATTTCAGAAATTATTTCCTCATGAATTTCATGCATTTTCTAggatattattttcaaaacaaactaaCCAAAAACTGTTGTGTTCGAATGGGTTGCGTGTGTTTGCATCATTTTCGAAGGTTGTCATTTTTAGTCAATGAAATATTTGGAATTTAggaaaaaatattcattaattttataaaaataatattgaaaatcgtaaataaaaaaattaagcaaGGTGACATGTCACTAAATCTCATAAATATTCAAACCGAGATAATCACGAAAGCATCTACAAAACACATGTATATCAATCACATCATTAAGCAAGCAAATCTAATCATTCAACACATATACATTCAAGTAATACATGTTATAGGAAGAAGGATGATGATGCTCTTACCTTGCAGTTTACCATTAGTTAATATAGCACTAACTCCTACTTCTTTCACACCTTTGATCAAATGAAATTACTAAGTTAAAATTTACGTCTCTAATCTCAAGGATCAATGTGGCACCCACACTCATAGGGCTAGGGATTATTTTCTCTTAAGCTCTCTTGATATAACCcttgtaaaataaattagatcACACTTTGTTCAAaagttttttcctttttaaacatcaatttaaatttctaaatcctaaaacttttttttattaagtgttaaaacaatattgggatCTGTAACAataattaaccaacaaaatagaagacaaacaattgcagagaaaaaacgaaaatggagaatgttcagaaaaccagaaaacggagactaattatcattctccgttttctgcagttttgaaaaaacagtttttacaatcaaatcatacgaaaattaaagaaaaataggagAAGAATAACACTCATAATTACGTGTTCGATCTCAATTGTTGAGACCTACGTCACGGGCAAGCAAACAAGATTAATCCACTATAAATGATTAaactttacaagattaaagCATTCTCAATATTGATCTCATAGTATCTATCACTGTTTATGAACCATCAATACTAGCCTTTCTCTCAATCTTTCTTTTCTCCTTTTAATCTTTCTTCTCTGATTTCCTATGAATCACGAATTACTTATGCCTCTCTAACTAACTATCAGTTTTCCAACTATGACATACATCAACTCACTTCAACATATTACAAGTTGTATGTTACCCAATGCAATTTCAGCTATAGTATTTAAAGACACATTgcttaactaactataacaacCTTTGTCATAACTAATTCagttataataataactaactCCAAGTTTGTTACTGATTTGAGACACACTTCCACAATTCTCCACATTGACTCAATATCAGAATAATTCAATCATAGCATTTGCTCTTCAAGAACATCCCAAGACAAATTTTGATCTTGAATTGGACCTATGCTTATTTCTATTTGATCATTTCATTTCAATTATTCCTCTGGTCACATTCAGACTTTCAGCATGATTATCATTCTTGATCTCAAGTCTTTTATAGCTTTCCTTTGTCCGGATGGAGGCATGCACTTCTTCAAGAGTAATTGTTTGTTCTCTTCCAAACATAATAGCATCCTTGAAATGTTCATATGAACTTGACAGAGCTCTAAGCAAGATCAGAGCTTTGTCTTCATAATCTAGCTTGActtctaaattttctaaatcatCAAAGATCTTGTTAAAATAAACAAGTTGAACCGTGACAAGTTTCTCATCATCCATTTTAAAAGAGAACAATTGTTGTTTCAAGAAAAGCCTATTTGAAACTGATTTAGTCATGTAGAGAGATTCAAGTTTAAGCCATAAGGCTGCTGTTGTTGGTTCCCTTGCAACCTCCCTCAAAGCTTTGTCTCCAAGACATTGTGCTCTTTGCCTTTTCAATTAGTTCTTCCTTTTCTCGTGCAATCATTGTTACAAGAAGAGCCGATTCACCCTTCAACGTGTTCACCAAGTCTGTACCAGAACAACATGCATCTTTATCTTCACAGACCAAAATCGTTTGATCCATTGAACTTTTCAATTTCAACCTTTGTGGTTCCAACCATTGTTGCTCCCTTTCCCACAAACGACGCcaattgttaaaacaatattgagATCTACAACAataattaaccaacaaaataaaagacaaacaattgcagagaaaatacgaaaacgaagaatgttcagAAAAccagaaaaatagaaaaaccagaaaacggagaccgattatcgttctccgttttctgcatttTTGAAAAAACAGTTTTCACAATCAAATCAAACGAAAATTAAAGAAGAATAGGAGAAGAATAACACCCAGAATTACGTGTTCggtctcaattgatgagacctaCGTCACGAGCAAGAAAACAAGATTAATCCATTATAAATGGTtgaactttacaagattaaagccttctcaagattgatctcctagtATCTATCACCGTTTATGAACCAACAATACTAGCCTTTCTCTCAATCTTTCTTTTCTGCCTTTAATCTTTCTTCTCTGATTTCCTATAAATCACGAATTGCTTATGCCTCTCTAACTAACTCTCAGTTTTTCAACTATGACATACATCAACTCACTTCAACATATTACAAGTTGTATGTTACCCAATGCATTTTCAGCTATAATATTTAAAGGCTTATTgcttaactaactataacaacCTTTGTCATAACTAATTCagttataataataactaactCCAAGTTTGTCACTGAGTTGAGACACACTTCTACATTAAGTTTTCTAAAAATACTAGGATTCACAACTTTACTTCAACTCCaaggtaaattcattttccacaacaCAAAGACTTGTTAAGTTTTCTTCTTTTCACACACCAATTCTAAAATCTCAAAGTTTCCCAAAATAATAATTCAGGCAACAAAATAGTACGCCGTCTACAACTCTCTCTCTTTGGAAATCCCGATGAAGGggtgaagaaaaaaagagaCTTTCTACAATGGTTTAGTTTTAACACGGATGACTTGCGAGTTCAAAAACAAAGACTTTGAAAGCGTTTGACAATGCCGTTGCTAGGCGAAGCTCTAGTTTTAGCTTTGAACTCATTCTTCTTGTTGATGTTGCAGTACAGTTCAACCTTGCTTCATCGTGAGCTCAAAGCTATTCATTCATCAGATGGGGTTGGATTGTGATAGGTCTAAGTTTGAAAGGTTCTAGGTCATGAGTGTGAAAGGTTTGAGTTTGAAGAATTTTTCTGGATTTGAGTTGAAGTGTGAAGGTTGTTAATTCGATGAATTTTcggaatttttaaattaaagaagaCGATGAATTTTTGGATTTGGGGTTGAATTTCTTGATGAAAGTAATTGTTacttcatttttaataattaaaagctAAAggttaaaatgttaatttaataacttaattaaaatatttattaaattgtttttattttaaaataaataagaaatattcGGTAATGCAAATGATACACCATCATCGTGTGTCAAGTCATCAAAATTGGGacatatcaatattaaaaaataaaataaacaaaattgctacCCGCACCCCTAACATTACTACCTACACTACTcgtttaaaaaaaccaaaataccCAAATTGTcctttgatatttataatattttttaactttatttctCCATTCATCACCATTTTTAACATCTCATAACTCACATATCACAAAATCACTAACTTTAACTCATAATCATTCAAAACTCACATCACTCACTCATAACCTACACCCATCAATTTCCTCTTCACATTGTGGTTAAAGTGGCCTAAAAAGGTACATTTGTTGTTCAATTTTGAAGACGCTATGGACAACGGAGGTGAACCTGTTATGGTTGATTTGATACGCGAGATGATGTATTGAAATGGGCTAAAAATGTTGGAAAGGAAAATGGAATTGTCGTTGTCATTTTTAGATATGAAAATGCGACAACACGACttaaaacaaagacaaaattaattattggttttgaAAGAAGGGGTAAATATAGACCTTGGAAGAATCCCAAACCTTCGAAGAGtacataaattagaaaatgTGAATTCCCATTTAGATTGAGAGGAACACCATCAAGTGTTGGTGATGGATGGTATCTACATGTAATATGTGGTGTCCATAATCACAAATTGGCCAAAAAACTGACTGGTCATGCTTTCTTAGGCCAATTGTCTCAGGAAGAGAAAGTTGTACTTGGTGATATGATGAAGAACATGATCAAACCAATAAACATATTGATCCGCTGCCGCACacgaattcacataggattgattatgcttgtttgatcaattctataatcaaataagaatagaattacgaattagaaattaaactcattgatcaaatttgtgataggtctcaaactcgaataagtgaattaatcgttttgctcatttgttaaataaaaaatctaaaaaaacccccctttttaatttcgactttcaattcagttattattattatatcagaagtacttgcgaaacgattcgagttattatctctatttctattttatcaattgtatttgacccgtgtgcgataGCGGATCAAATTGGCGTTGTAGTCGGGGACTCtctgataacaatattaacccTATTTTCAGGCGACTGTCTCGGATTGCTCCGTAATTTCGCCAGAAAATCAGAAAATTTCCTTCGTATAAAcccttttttcaattttttgaatttttcatattctccaaaaattccaaaaaaattgcattgcctttattggatttttagaaatttttggtggtatttttatgttttttggattttatttgatatgattttcgatttttcacttcaattttagcaataAGGACATTGTTGGTATTTTCAGAATTGTGATTGACaaggaatcattacatgagtattgggagagatttaAGAAATTAGTGTCTAGCTGTCCTCGtcaccagatttctgaacaattggtcatccaatatttttatgaaggcttgctacctatggataaaagcattttggatgctgctagtgggggagcacttgtcgataagaccccagaagcggAAAAgactttgattgagaacatgccCATTAATTCTCAatagtttacaactagaagcaattcaataGTGTTGTCCaggggtgtgaatgaaattcaagcttcttcccacaagaatttaaaTGGcagacttgatgagcttacatctttagtaaaaaaattggaaatagGTAAAACTCAAGCagtggtctgtggtatttgcacttctctagagcatcctatagattcatgtcctacattacaagaagatccaattgctgatgctcctcaagcatatgcagcaaatatatacaatctttaagccaactatgatctatcatctaacaggtacaatcctggttggagaaaccatccaaATATGAGATGGGAGAATTCATCTGCATAACAACAACCTAGGCAGCAACATcaacaaaatattcctcaacagcaaaacaatgcaccttcattagaggacctcgttaaacAGATGACCATCTAGAATTTCTAATTTCAACAAAGAATAGATTCTACCATTACAAACTTGGAAACAAAGAatggtcagctagccacttcaattaatcaattgcagactcaTGGGTCAAATCAATTCCCTGCATAGTCAgtttcctcaaagggcagtgaagactaagaaaatggacgaggcagataAGGACAAGGAGATCTTGGATAcgtttaggaaggtggaagtgaacattcccctccttgaaacaattaaacagattccaagatatgcaaaatttctaaaagatttgtgcacacacaagagaaggttaaaaggtaatgaaacgGTAAACATGGGGCaaaatgtttcagccctcattcagcccatgcctcagaaatgcaaagatccaagaactttttccattccatgttccataggcaatagtcaatttgaaaatgctatgtttgatttaggagcttccattaaagTTATggctacatctatttttaactctcttgctcttggacgtTTACAGAGTAcaagtgttaccattcaattggcaaACAAGAGCAATGCTCATCCTGttggacttgtggaggatgtacttgttcaagttaatgaattgatatttcctgtagatttttacattttggacatggagggagagaataagtccaatAGGGTGtctatcatcttaggcagaccattcttgaaaacttctagaacaaaaattgatgtgcatgctggaactctatccatggaatttggtaatagcattttaaaatttaacatctttgatgctatgaaacaccccatggaagaacattctatttttcaaattgaactgcttgttgatttggttgatgacacttacctcGATAtatttgctactgattttccttcattgtctggttttgatgatacttatacttatGAATTCTGTACAGATAGTCAATTGTGTTTTGTGTGTGCTGTGATCGAAGCTGCCTTATAGATTGATCATTGtgctaatattgatatttctactaacaaaattgattttgtagaaTTAGTTTTTGctgttgtaccttccattgaacaaccactAACTATAGAGattaaaccacttcctgaaaatttgaaatatgcatatttagaagtaagtggcaagttacctgtgattatttcaaccaaacttgaagatgaacaagAAGATAAGCTGTGGTAGATTCTGAGAAAACACCAAAAGGCAATcagatggaccttggctgatattcctggaaTTTGCCCATCCATcagtatgcataggatactattGGAGAATGGGATAAAATCAGTCAGGaagccccaaaggcgacttaacccattaattttggatgttgtaaaaaaataagtgaccaagctcttgaAAGCAagcattatataccccatctctgatagtcaatTGGTGAGTCCGGTGCAGGTAGTTcctaagaaaactggactcacagtggttaaaaattaaataatgaacttatccccaaaCGAGTACAAAGCAGCTGGATGGTATGCAATGATTACATGAGACTAAACCAGACAACTAGAaatgatcattttcctttaccattcattgatcagatgcttgaatggttggctggtaagtcacattatttatttcttgatggtttttctggttattttcagATCCATGTTGCACCAGAGGACCAATAAAAGACCATGTTCACTtgccctttggcctatgcaatgctcttggcactttccaacgctacatgattagtattttctctaacttgatagaaaattgtattgaagttttcatggatgattttgttatgtatggttcctcatttgatgcatgcttgaacaatt from Cicer arietinum cultivar CDC Frontier isolate Library 1 chromosome 3, Cicar.CDCFrontier_v2.0, whole genome shotgun sequence encodes:
- the LOC101503692 gene encoding monodehydroascorbate reductase 4, peroxisomal — encoded protein: MGRAFVYVILGGGVSAGYAALEFVKRGVLNGELCIISDEPVAPYERPALSKGFLLPEAAARLPSFHTCVGANEERLTPKWYKEHGVELVLGTEVKSADVKRKTLLTATGETISYKFLIVATGARALKLEEFGVSGSDAENVCYLRNIADANRLVNAIQSSPGGNAVVIGGGYVGMECAASLVINKINVTMVFPEAHCMARLFTPKIASYYEEYYKSRGVNFVKGTVLSSFDFDSDGKVTAVDLRDGSKLSVDMVVVGIGIRPNTSLFEGQLTLEKGGIKVNGMLQSSNSSVYAIGDVAAFPVKAFAETRRLEHVDSARKSAKHAVSAIMEPDKTGEFDYLPFFYSRVFTLSWQFYGDNIGEVVYYGDLSDSSTFGAYWVSKGHLVGAFLEGGTKEEYEAIAKATRVRPAIEDLTELERQGLGFAVTVSEKPVTLPPPIEVNTSGLLLEKPLYAWHAAAGVILAASVATFAYFYGKRRRRW